In the genome of Drosophila subpulchrella strain 33 F10 #4 breed RU33 chromosome 2L, RU_Dsub_v1.1 Primary Assembly, whole genome shotgun sequence, one region contains:
- the LOC119546927 gene encoding uncharacterized protein LOC119546927 — MNKRKNKNDEGESLSSSDSQDQVIINMPPAVENAHVVYLPDANLGATETESPVNPDQVKSPSSSDQMVGKRVTFDIDETPSTSGQSAGKRQQLITEDLQTNISIPIRVETPKQSHNVLLYCFSRNVDGIEGRQECRPAVFLPIPQYSELGTQTAELVSQPRRFRLDLTTLRTDRNRAPCERSQHTITISGNNLPPNPPQLRQTICARIGRSIGDCFGAFCLCLQVNKDCVFCLGFFVAFVVSCSFLTAFFYRTLSFTASPVRVAASPVSGTSHYELATLRFNGGYYYIYNSNQQKFM, encoded by the coding sequence atgaataaaagaaaaaacaagaaCGATGAAGGCGAAAGCCTGTCATCATCGGATTCTCAAGATCAAGTGATCATAAATATGCCACCAGCCGTTGAAAACGCCCATGTTGTGTATCTGCCAGATGCGAATTTAGGCGCCACTGAGACGGAGTCTCCAGTGAATCCTGACCAGGTGAAGTCTCCATCGAGTTCGGATCAAATGGTGGGCAAGCGTGTGACTTTCGATATAGATGAAACGCCCAGTACGAGTGGGCAGTCCGCAGGAAAGAGACAACAGCTTATAACTGAGGATCTTCAGACCAACATATCTATCCCCATCAGGGTAGAAACCCCTAAGCAATCGCATAATGTACTGCTCTATTGCTTCTCCCGCAATGTGGATGGCATTGAAGGGCGCCAGGAATGCCGTCCAGCGGTTTTTCTACCAATTCCGCAATACTCCGAACTGGGCACCCAGACGGCTGAGTTAGTATCACAACCCCGACGATTCCGTTTGGATCTGACAACCCTAAGAACAGATCGAAACCGTGCGCCCTGCGAAAGATCCCAGCACACGATCACCATCAGTGGCAACAATCTGCCGCCCAATCCTCCCCAGCTTCGGCAAACGATATGTGCGCGAATTGGTCGCTCAATTGGCGATTGTTTTGGAGCCTTCTGCCTGTGCCTGCAGGTCAACAAGGACTGCGTCTTCTGTCTGGGCTTCTTTGTGGCCTTCGTGGTCAGTTGCAGCTTCCTCACCGCCTTCTTCTACCGCACCCTCAGCTTCACCGCATCACCGGTCCGGGTGGCTGCCAGTCCAGTGAGTGGCACCTCGCACTACGAACTGGCCACTCTGAGGTTCAACGGGGGTTACTACTATATCTACAATAGTAACCAACAGAAATTTATGTAG
- the LOC119546929 gene encoding uncharacterized protein LOC119546929, producing the protein MACREPPQTAIVINLLIGDLVQDAVNEPLKLSEQKNTCQRLFDILGFQADECFVDVEGSDVAITPSSSTLQTTSKSRPAEAKKRNWYGWMSKALAEENSEDDVEIFRKDGCDGQKSIHSIGVQTEQPRRRLRSCSVDFAPTLAPCELTRHTVFIDAISVPIPNVLNRPPLADRFCYMLTDFASALYCSLAIMCCCTPNMLR; encoded by the exons ATGGCGTGCAGGGAGCCACCACAGACTGCGATCGTCATTAACTTGCTGATTGGCGATTTGGTTCAGGATGCCGTTAATGAGCCGCTCAAACTATCCGAGCAGAAGAACACCTGCCAGCGGCTCTTCGACATTTTGGGCTTTCAGGCCGACGAATGTTTTGTTGACGTGGAGGGCAGTGATGTGGCCATAACACCCAGTTCGAGCACTCTCCAGACCACTTCAAAATCGCGCCCAGCCGAGGCCAAGAAAAGGAATTGGTATGGTTGGATGTCCAAGGCATTGGCAGAAG AAAATTCCGAAGACGACGTTGAGATCTTCAGGAAGGATGGATGCGATGGGCAGAAAAGTATCCACTCGATCGGAGTGCAAACGGAGCAGCCGCGCCGACGGCTCAGATCGTGTTCTGTGGATTTTGCCCCAACTCTTGCACCCTGCGAACTGACGCGCCACACGGTTTTCATCGATGCTATTTCCGTGCCAATACCGAATGTACTCAATCGACCGCCGTTAGCCGATCGCTTTTGCTATATGTTGACCGATTTTGCATCGGCGCTATATTGTAGTCTCGCCATCATGTGTTGTTGCACCCCCAATATGTTGAGATAA